A DNA window from Rhipicephalus sanguineus isolate Rsan-2018 chromosome 8, BIME_Rsan_1.4, whole genome shotgun sequence contains the following coding sequences:
- the LOC119401982 gene encoding uncharacterized protein LOC119401982 codes for MRVRGVATDVNRTRDAVMPALKTYKGPTFAEFCKILVAADDTVFHSLENVIDIFKKVDQTFCDDDTCLTYPCTFESTCCCWAVNRHQGWNRLFNPRGAEVLQSKKGMLCFRTMDVDVEDLDSLDDVKYLCLYLWFLRQHSCISAVYLSLPVLAPRHVSLFTSLLKLTDGVRKCEIRGNDPFMGPSLRMARLTALSSLSKLSELGLARLHLTDDDADILALSCGKK; via the exons ATGCGTGTACGTGGTGTCGCTACCGACGTTAACAGAACTCGCGACGCAGTCATGCCTGCGCTAAAG ACGTACAAGGGCCCCACTTTTGCCGAATTCTGCAAAATCCTCGTCGCTGCCGATGACACGGTCTTCCACAGTCTCGAGAATGTCATCGATATCTTCAAGAAGGTTGACCAGACCTTCTGCGATGACGACACCTGTCTCACCTATCCATGCACTTTCGAGTCGACTTGCTGCTGCTGGGCGGTCAATCGTCATCAAGGCTGGAATCGCCTCTTCAACCCTCGAGGCGCTGAGGTCCTTCAATCGAAGAAGGGCATGCTTTGCTTCCGAACGATGGACGTTGACGTGGAGGACTTGGATTCTCTCGATGACGTCAAGTACCTATGTCTGTACCTCTGGTTTCTGCGACAGCATAGCTGCATCTCGGCGGTCTACCTGTCCCTTCCCGTCCTGGCGCCCAGGCACGTCTCCCTGTTCACGTCCCTGCTGAAACTTACTGATGGCGTGCGAAAGTGTGAGATCCGTGGTAACGATCCCTTCATGGGACCTTCACTTCGCATGGCTAGATTAACCGCGCTCAGCTCCCTGTCCAAACTGAGCGAGCTGGGTCTGGCCAGGCTGCACTTGACTGACGATGACGCCGACATCCTGGCCCTGTCTTGTGGAAAGAAATGA